The window AAATGCCAGAATTCTTACAAGAACAATATGAAGAAGCAAAAGCATACTTTGCCGCGCACCCAAGTAAAGGAGGACACCACTAATGGCTACTTTTAATAATATTCAAGCGTTAACGCATGCTTTAGACTTGGCAATGGAAAAACACCAAAATGTTGTTATTTATGGTGAAGATGTTGGGTTTGAAGGTGGGGTCTTTCGTGCAACAATGGGGTTACAAGCAAAATATGGTGAAAAACGTTGTTTTGATGCTCCAATCGCGGAAGCAACACTAGCAGGAACGGCAGTGGGAATGGCTATTAACGGGTTACTACCAGTTGTTGAAATGCAATTTGAAGGATTTGCTTACCCCGCAATTCAACAATTGTTTACACACATTGCTCGTATGCGTAATCGTAGTCGTGGTCGTTTTACTTGTCCGTTAGTTATTAGAATGCCAATGGGTGGAGGAATCCGTGCGTTAGAACACCATTCCGAAGCAATGGAAGCCATGTTCGCTCATAACCCGGGATTAAAAGTGATTATTCCTTCAACTCCTTTTGATACAAAAGGGCTATTATTAGCGGCAATTGAATCACCAGATCCCGTAATTTTCTTAGAACCAACAAAAATTTATCGCGCATTTAAACAAGAAATCCCGGATGAATATTATACTTTACCAATTGGTGAAGGTTATAAAATTCAAGAAGGAACTGATTTGACAATTGTTACTTATGGAACGCAAACGGTTGATTGTCAAAAAGCAATTGAAGAATTAAAAGCTGCTGGTGATCAGACAAACATTGAATTAATTGATTTACGAACAATTCAACCATGAGATCGCCAAATGGTTATTGAATCAGTTAAAAAAACAGGGCGTTTATTAGTTGTCCACGAGGCAGTTCGTTCATTTAGTGTGGCCGCTGAAATTATTGCCACAGTTAATGAAAAATGTTTTGAATACTTAGAAGCACCATGTGCAAGATTAACTGGTTATGATATTGTGATTCCCTTTGACCGTGGTGAACATTATCATCAACCATTAGTGGGAAAAATTGTTACAAAAGTCAAAGAAATTATGGCTTATGAAATTTAAAGGAGGAATTTTCGGATGTTAAAATTTAAATTTGCCGATATTGGTGAAGGATTAACCGAAGGAGTGGTTGGTGAAATCAATGTTAAAGTTGGTGACAAAATTAAAGATGGTCAAACAATGTTTTCCGTGGAAACCGATAAAGTAAATGCTGAAATTCCTTCCCCAGTTGATGGAACCATTACAAAAATTAACATGAAAGTTGGCGATACAATTTTTGTGGGGGATGTTGTTATTGAAATTGATGATGGGACCGTTGATAGTGCTAGCCCATCTTCAGAACTACCATCAGCTGCACAATCAGCCGAAGAAGAAAAAGCGGCCGGGGTGGTTGGTGCAGTTCCAATTTCAAACACTGTGATTGCTGCACGTTCGTTACCAACAACTAATAATAGCCAAACTATTAATAGTAAAGTGCTAGCAACCCCTGTTGCCCGTCGAATGATGAGTGACTTAAAAGTTGATTTAACTAAAATTCAGGGAACCGGACCAAACGGTCGAATTAAAAAAAGTGATATTCAAAATGCTAGTCAACATAGTGCTGGACCTGTTGCAGCAGGACC is drawn from Spiroplasma mirum ATCC 29335 and contains these coding sequences:
- a CDS encoding alpha-ketoacid dehydrogenase subunit beta, which encodes MATFNNIQALTHALDLAMEKHQNVVIYGEDVGFEGGVFRATMGLQAKYGEKRCFDAPIAEATLAGTAVGMAINGLLPVVEMQFEGFAYPAIQQLFTHIARMRNRSRGRFTCPLVIRMPMGGGIRALEHHSEAMEAMFAHNPGLKVIIPSTPFDTKGLLLAAIESPDPVIFLEPTKIYRAFKQEIPDEYYTLPIGEGYKIQEGTDLTIVTYGTQTVDCQKAIEELKAAGDQTNIELIDLRTIQPWDRQMVIESVKKTGRLLVVHEAVRSFSVAAEIIATVNEKCFEYLEAPCARLTGYDIVIPFDRGEHYHQPLVGKIVTKVKEIMAYEI